Sequence from the Chloroflexota bacterium genome:
CATCGGTGGCGTCTAGGCTGAAGTGCGCGAGCACATATATGCCTTCCATGAACTTGTTGATGGGGTATGCGAGACGCCGCAAGCCCCAGATGTCATGGTCGGTAAAGTCGCCGCCGCGCTCCGTAACGAAGTCGTTGAGTCGCTGTATCGCATCAGCGACCTCGCCTTCGTTCGCCTCGGGCGTCATTATGAATACAATCTCGTAGTCCCGTAGTCGCTGAGCTACCACTCTATGCTCCTGTGAATCGTCTGTGCCTGCGAAAAATCACGCATTTGTCATTATATCACGATTGCTTGAAACGGGCATGAATTGCAGATTGCAAGACGATTTCACAAATGCAATTTATACCTGTCATTTGCGGTCTATACCTGTCATTTCGGGTGAAGCGAGAAATCTGGAGTCGGAAACAGGTTTGCATGCGACGAATTTCAGATTCCTCACTGCGTTCGGAATGACAACAATGGGGTTTCGGAATGACAGGGAAACTGCGTTCGGAATGACATTATAAGCGTATCTGGTGAAATGTCCACAGAACCTAGGCTATGGCGGTGGTAAGCCCGCATAAGCCCTCCACGGTAGTTGCCGTGGAGGGCTTTTCCGTTTTGCGTCGCTCCGTCCGGTGGCTCACCCCTTCCGCGCCACAGCCCTGCACCCGCCGGTCGCCGCCAGCGTTCCCGGCTGCGCCGCCCACTCCCGCATCTCTACGCACATCGCGTCCAGCTCGTCACGCGTGGTCAGCCCTTCTTCGATCACCCTGTCGAACAGCGGCAGGTTTTCTATCCACTCCGCCCAGCCGCCTACCATCGCATTTCCGGGGGCAGGAGTGTACGCGCCGCTCATCGCCACCAGAACGTCGTCGCCAACGGTCAGCCCCGCTTCCTGCAGCATCCTGGGCAGGTTCTTGCCACCGAACATCGTAGCGCCCTGCGTCGAGAAACCACGCTCGAACAACTCTATGAACCGTTCCGCGGCAGGACACGGCGGCGCGAACAGGCTCGCGCTCCAGTCCGTCCGCGTTATGCCCACTACGCCGCCCTGCTTTGCCACGCGCCCCAGCTCGCTCATAGCCTTCACCGGCTCGCTCAGGTGCTCCGTAACGGCGCACGACAGCACAACGTCGAATGTGTTGTCCTCGAAGGGCAGGTCGAGGATGTTGCCTACCTGAAAACTCAGGTTGTCGAGTCCCTTGCCCTCTGCGAGTGCTGAAGCCCGCGCCACCATGCCCGGCTCCAGGTCGCAGCCGATTACCTTGCCCGGCGCCGCGATTTCCGCAAGCCCCTGCGTTATCGTCCCGGGGCCGCATCCGACGTCCAGCACGCTCATGCCCGGCTTGACATGTGGAAGCAGGAAGTCCACAACTCCCACAGCCCCACGCCCCGCGTACTGGTTCTGTATCGCAGCCACGTTATACCCGTAAAACGGGCTGTCGTTGTGCATTGGCATTTCGGTCATAAATCTCTCCTTCAGTTTAATGTTTGGCAGCTTAATGTTTGGCTAGTCTGCCCGTTAGTTGCTCAGATTCTCCAACAATCCTACTGCGGACATCGCTTCCGCGCATCCCTCATCCGTGACCCACTCCCGCAACTCCGCGATTTCGTCGTCCGTATAGACGCGTCCATAATGAAGCATATCCCAGTCCGCTACCCGCTTCTCGTAGTACATCCACGATAGGCAGTATTCGTAGTTTGGATTATCTGCCCCGCTATCGAGAAGTGCGTATATCTCCGCTATCGATTCTCGCACATTCGACAGTGCGAATATGGACTGCCACGGTCGCCCTGCATACGGACCGGTCGTAAAGTGCCACTCGTCGGAGAGAGCATCATCCTCACTGACGAAAGCGACCGACGGCATCCACGCAGCCTGATAGGGCGAACCCTGCCGCCCCTCACCTATAAATGCGTACTCGCTGCGCTGCGCTGCGCCCGTTGCCGGCACTACGGACGGATACGGTTTATCCTGCACAAGGAATATCAGCCATTCCTCTCCGTAAATGATGTTATCTCCAATTTCCCACAAATGAAGGCACCGCCCGCTCCTTCTTATACCCTCGACCGAAGGCTCATCACAATCCGGATCGTTCACGATGTCCTTGCTCATGTGGTTGGTCATCCTTTCGGCTGTGGAGAGCGCGAGATTCAGCATGGACTGCTGGCTCACGCTGGTAGGATTACCGAAAAAACTCGTCGCAACAGCTATTTCGTCGCTGCCGCTCCCCTTCAGATACTCCGAAACCTCATAAACGAACTCAACCACCGGGCGATAATGCCGCTCACCCTCTTGCTCGTGCGAATACGCCGCACCGACATACGCAGACCGCAGCCGCGCCCTGGCAATAGTGTCCGATTCGATGATTCTCTCCTCAGGTGACCAGGGCCCGTGGTATCGGGACACGAAAGCCGGCTTCGTTTCTTGGGCACGGACGCCATCTTCGGCTTTGGTAGTCTGCGCCAAGGCGGGTACGATTGCATCGCCGCCGCCCATTGACGGCGGCGGCGTGAACCCGGATACCTCACCAAAAAACAACTCCTCCGTTCCGACAGGAGTAGCCGTTTCGCGATCAGCCGTTTCGCTATCAGACATCTCGGGCGCCTGACTATCCGCGGCCTGCATCTCCGCCTGAAACAAATCGCATGCCACCAAAAGCATCGAGCAGACCACCAGCGCCGTTATGGTGACGCAAGCCCATATTAATCTGGTCTCTACCACTGACACACTGACCGACTGACATACTGATGAACTATATCAAACTATACCCGCTGCCTTCGCGGCCATTGGGCGTGCCTGTGCCGCGCGCTTCGTCAATCCAGCCGTATTCCTTGAGGATTTGCTGGCTGTAGGTAACGCGCCCGGTAACATCGTCAAGCGGCTCGGTCGCCAGCAGCAGCGACGCCTTTGCCATAAGCTCGGGATGTTCGCCGCGCGGGTCGTCGATGCCGGTTACGAGGTTATGGAACACCGTGCCGGGTGTAGGCACGACCTGCGACGGCGACACGGCGGTTACGGATATGCCGTACTGATAGACTTCCTGCGCGAGTCCTTGCGTGAAGCGTTCGAGCGCCGCCTTTTCCGCGCCGTAGCATGTGCCGCCGCTGTTTGGCGGGACATCCTGATACGGTCCACGCCCGGGACCGATAGCCGCGCCGGACGAAATGTTGACGATGCTGCCGCTGCCTCTGGGAATCATGTCTTCGAGGACATGCTGGCTGAGGATGAAGGGCGCGTGGAAATTGACCGCCCACGAGCGCATCCAGCGGTTGAGCGCGTAGTCTTTGACAGGGATGAAGTATGTGAGAGCGGCGTTGTTCACCAGCACATCGACGGGACCGTATGTGTCGCGCGCAGTCTGCACTAGCGCTTCGCAGTCTTCCGGAAGCGATATGTTCGCGGCGGCAGCGGTCGCCTCGCCGCCTGCGTCGCGGATTTCCTGCACAGTCGTGTTCAGCGAGCCTTCGAGCGGATGCGAGCCTTCTTCGACGGTGCGCGCCGCGCAGATGACCTTGCCGCCCTCCGCGGCGAACAGCACGGCGATGTCCTTGCCGATGCCCCTGCTCGCGCCCGTAACGATAACTACTTTGTCGTCAAGTCTGCCCATGTAAAGCCTCCGGTATCCGGTGTTGAGTTGTCAGTAATCAGTTTTCTGCCGTCAGTGGGATGGTTGCTTCAACAAAGCGGTAGCCAACCCCTGTATTTCCAATCGAGAAAGGTCTGCGAGCTTGCTGCCGTCGGTTATCTCTCTATTCCGACTATGCCATTGTCCTTGTCATAATCCAGAACGATGCAGGGCGCAACTTCTTCAGACACCACGCTTGTGCGCGAGTGCAATCCGATGTAAAGCATATCGCTTGCGGTGTCGTATTGTATTTCCAAATCATGCCCTCGTTCATTCGATTGCGAGAAGGCGCGCATGCACATCCTCAATAATCTCTAATAGCTCTGTGTATGTTCCTGCACCGCCAATCATGTCCCAAAGTTCGCTGCCCATCAGCACCTGCCGCTCCATGTCCATAATCTGCTTGGTGAAGCTATGGGCGTAATCTTCGCGTCTGATGTAGGGATTATATGTCAGTCCGAGATGCGCTTGCGCGCCAGCGACACCCTTCCTGCCCATAATCAGCAGGTAGTACAGAATCTTCCTTTTCGACTCTGCCGCTATATCAAGGTTGGGCAGTGGACTTTTCAATTCTACAAACAGAGGTCCGCCGTGAAAGTCCTCGATGTACAAGTCCGCCGTTACTGCTCTATTCGTCCGTCCGCCGCCGCGTGAATTGAGAATATCCGATAATTCATCGTCATGGTTTGGTTCGCGTGGAGTTTCACGCCGCCTTCTTGGGGTGCGAAGTTCCGTTACGATTTGCTCAATCATATTGCAAGCAGCGTCGTTCACCTCACCTTCAATCGTGTATTCCGTGAATACTTGCCCAAACCTATCCTCGGCTATCGTTCTTGCGATTGACGGGTAGAGTGTATTCCCCATAGATGTAACGACGCTTCTTTCAACTCGCGCTCCTAGAATCGCTTCCTCCGAGAAGAGAAGCCTGTGAAAGGGATAAGCAAGCCTGATGTCTTCAGGAGTCCATCTACTCCTCTTCGGCAGCTGCTCCATGGCAAAGTCATACAGCACATGCCACAGGCGTTCTCGGGTTTCCCGCCGCATCAATCAGCAATCCTTCCATATAAGCACGCTCTCGAAGAACGCGCCCGCGCGCCTACCCGTCCGTCGGTTCACATGCCGCTCAACGCGAGCCTCAAGCCGCATCCCGACGCGCTCGCGGATTTCGTCATACAGGTCGCGCTTGTCATTCACAATCACCACCATCCGCCCGCCCGGATTCAGACTCTTGCGAACATTCAGGAATGTCTCGGAAATGCCCTCAACATATTCTGCCTGTGCTCTCTTTGAGCTACCCTTCGACGCGCGCCCAATCTCGGATTTTTCCCGCCACGGCAGTTCCAGCAGTTCGTAAGCGTAGCGATGCTGCTCGTGATAGTCGATTAACCCAACATACGGAGGCGAGGTTATAACTAAGTCATGAGCGGGGAACTCGACAGCGCGGCTGTCTCCCGTAATAACGGATATGTCCGCTTCTCGGCGAATGGATGCGAACTCGCGAATGCGCTTGAAAGTATCGGCGCTGTACCGTTTGAGAAACTTCGCCGAGTCCTCCGTAGGTCTGCATGTACGCCCGTGCTTGTAGCACCAGTAGGGCCCGATCTGCGGCTTCTTCGGAAAATCCAGGTCGTAATGAGTCGTCAAGCGGGCAGACCGCGCCGACCGCGACAGTATCAGCCGCAGCACGTCTTGGTAAGTGTACTCCGAGATGAGCGCCCTGTAAGCAAGCAGCGACTCCAACGCCGGCGGCGCGAACCACGAAATCAGATACTCGCTTGCGCCATAGGGAACTGCGCGCTCCAGTAAAAGCAATTGCGACTCGGCCGTCGCCTTGTGAACTATGTCCTTGATTTCGCGTTCTAGCAAGTCTATGTCGTAAGTCCCCGTCTTCACGCGCGCAATCAGGGAGTTGAATTCCGATATATCGCAGCCGACGGCGTTGATGCCCTGCGCCCCCGCCTCCACAAGCGTCGTCCCCGAACCAGAAAAAGGATCGCACACCGCGGCAGGCTGAAACTTCCGCAAGAATATCTCTACCAACTGCGGGATGAATTTGCCAAGATACGGATGCAGCCGATGAACATGCTTCGTCCTGACGCGCTCAGGCAAGTCCTGCTCCCGCCAATTGAGATTAAGTTCTTCCAGCGGCGTGTCAGGGTTAACCGCGCTCGCGTCCGTCAAAGGCATGTCCGGATACTGCGGAGAGTAGCCACCGGATTGCTCCAAAGTGGCTACTGTTGCCTTATTCCCCGTGTCAACGGCATTCATACTCGTGTACCTGTTAGGACTCTCAGATTTATCCTACCTACACCCCCAACTTCACCGCAAGGTCATTGAAGTCCGTAGCGTACACATCCAGCCAGTCTTCGTTGGTGGTGTCCACCTCGACATCGGGACCATGCTCGCCCGGGCGGGGGACGAACGCGGTTCTGAGACCGGCTTCCTTAGCGGACTTCAGGTCGAACTTGTGCGCTGCGACCATCATCACTTGATTGAAGGGCAAGCCGAGCAGGTTCGCCGCGCCCTGATAGACCTTCGGGTCGCGCTTGTACGCCTTGAACAGCTCGGCGGACAGGATGCAGTCCCACGGCAGCCCACCCCACTTCGCCATGTTCGTCAGCAGCGCGACATTGCCGTTGGAAAGCGTGGATATGACATAGCCCTTCTTAAGGCGCGTGAGGCCCGGCGCGGAGTCTGGCCATGGGTCGAGACGATGCCATGCCTTATTGAAGTCCTGCTTTTCGTCCTCGGACAGCCCGGTGATGTTGAACTCTTCGAGCAGGTCGTCGAGAATCATGCGGTGCAGGGTGTCTATATTCGTCCACGGCAGCTCGCCGGTGCGGACGCGCTCCATAGACGGCCCGTATCCGCCACGCCACCTGTCCGCGAACGCCGCCCAATCGACATCCACGCCCTTCGCCTTCGACAGTTTCACTCCCTCTCGGATAATACTGCTGCGCCAGTCCACCACCGTGCCGAACACGTCGAATGTAAGCGCCTTCACCTGTGTGATGTCAAAGTCAGTCATCGGGGAAATTGAGCCTCCTGCTTGTTTGTTGTAGGTGCTAATTCTATACCACCAGAATGTTACGGGGATGCGTGTAGGCTGTCAAACAGCATTTGCGCGCATCCGCGCCGAATTCGTTTCGGCAATAGGCAGAGCGCAGCCGCAGCCGTTCAGGTTTGGCTGAAGGACTGTTATCGCTATGGTATAATTCAGCCACACCGAACTTATCAAGCCAAATCAACAAGGCAGGAATATGGTAACCAGCGAAGAAGCCAGAGATCTCAACGACAAAATCCAAGGTATAGATACCCGCGTAAGCCGCTTGGAAGGCGGCTACCAGCATCTTGCCACGAAAGCCGACTTGCAAGAAGTAAAAGGCGAATTGAAAGCCGACATGAAAGACCTCGAAAATCGGCTGTTCGTGCGCCTTGGACTGCTGATTATCGTAGTGGGAGCGGCCGTCGCTGTTTTACAGCGCCTATGGTGAACGGCGCAACACATCAATCATCATATCCACGCTAGACACAACCCGATCCCAAATGATATAATTTCGCCAACAATCGAATATGCGCGGGGGGAGCTTGGTTTGCCAGGCTGAGAGGCTCCGATTTTTTGGAGCGACCCCAATAACCTGATCTGGGTAATTCCAGCGTAGGGATGTTGGTTCTCTTATTATTTTGCAAGGCTGCCCCAGATGTTGAGGGGCGGCTATTCTTTTTGCCCTTCGCATCTTCTTCCTTCCGCATGCGCCTCACACGCATGTAAGGAGGACATTACCATGCTGGGCACAACCGTCGGGCTGGCGACGCTGATTATCGTTGGCGTGGCATTTCTAATCTTGGGCATCGCGCGTATCGGACGCCGCAGGCAGAGCGTCGAGGACTATACTATTTCGCGCAATCACGCGCCGACGAATGTGGGCATCGCGACTCTCGTCGCGTCCATGTTTGGCACTTGGGTGCTGATGAGCCCGGGCGAGACCGGCGCGAACTTCGGCATCGTCTCGCTGATAGGCTACGCGCTCGGCATGGCGGGCATCCCCGTGATGTTCATGTTCGTGGGTCCGCGCATTCGCCAACTTATGCCCAACGGACACTCGGTTACCGAATACGTCAGACACCGCTTTGGCGCCGTCCCCTTCGTCTCCATCGCCATCGTCATCATCTTCGTGATGGGCATCTTCATCGCGGCGGAGATGACCGCGATAACCAACGCAGTGTCCATACTCACGGGCATTCCCAAGTGGACTACCGCATTGGGCGTGGGCATCGTCGTGGTCATATACACCGCTTACGGCGGGTTGCGCGCGTCCATCTTCACCGACACCATCCAGTTCTGGGTGCTTATGCCCGCGCTGCTGCTTATTGTGGTAGTCGCCGCCGTGCTGATTGGCGATAGCGGCGCATGGGGCAAGGCGGGCGAAACGGGTTTGCTCTCATTTGGCAGCAGCGGCAGCTACTACTTCGCCATCGTGTTAATCATAGGCATTGTGGCGTCCAACGCCTTCCATCCCGGTATGTGGCAGCGCGTTTACACCGTGAAAGACCAGCAGGCGCTCAATCGCAGCCTCTGGACGGCAGCCGCCATATCCATTCCCATCACCTTCCTGATGGGTTTGGCAGGAATTGCGGCGGTGTCAAACGGCTCTGTGGGGCCGTTCCAGTATCCCGAAGTTGCCGCGGCATTGTTCGCGCTTGGCAGCGACATATTCCCAATCTGGATGCACTTCCTAATGCTGATATGCGCCCTCTTGCTTGCCATGAGTACGCTGGACACGCTGATGAACGGACTGGCAAGCAATGTGGCGACCGACCTCGCAGACACGCACATCAGCACAGAAGGCAACGCATTGATGTGGATTGCGCGTTCCATCACAGTGATAGTGGCGATACCCTCGATATTCATCGCGTCACAGTTCAGCAGTGTGTTGTATGTGTTTCTCGTTGCGGACTTGCTGGGGGCGGCAATCGCGGTACCGATGCTCATAGGATTGTACTCGCGGCGCATGTCCGGCTGGGGCGTCATCGTCGCCGGCGGCGTGGGTATTGTCGTGGGCGCGCTATACTACCCGATGCCCGACTTGGTGTCGCCGATGATTCTTGCCGCGCCGTTCGGCACGCAGATGTTCTTCGCCTTCGCATCCGCGCTGGTTGTGTCAGCGGTGATAAGCGTAGTGGTGATATTGCTGCGCCAACCCGCGCAAGACTACAATTTCGCAAGGCTGAGCGAAGAAGTGGAGTTGATTGAAGGGTAGGTAATTAGACAGAATGGGGCGGACGGGTAGGATGGATTACTGCTAGACTCACATTGATGGCGGGATGGGGGTTATTTTACCCCCATCCTAACCTTCCCACTCAGGAGAACGGGGCATCTGGGGCTAGGCAAGCGTTTGGGTCATCATGAGAGTTACGCCGCGCTCGGCAGCTTCCCGCTCTAGTGAGGCGTTCGGCGTAATATAGTACAGTAATGGATGCGCATCGCTGTCCGGAAATAACCTGCGGATGTAGTTGTCCATCTATATCCTATCTATCCTATCTATCCTGTCTATCCTGTTAATTCCCGGCGAGGCGGTGCCCCGTTCACGCGATGGCGAAGAGGCGGGCTGCCTTGATTACGGCTACTAGCAGGGGCATTAGCAGGTCGCGGAGGCGAAGGGTGAGCGCGGTTACGATGACGGCGATGACAGCACCGCCTAGGATGTCTGCCGGGTAGTGGACGCCGACGTAGATTCGTGAAAAGCCGTACACCGCCGCCGCGACGAATAACACAACGCCCAAGCGCCGGTTGATGCACCAGACGCCGGCGGCTATGGCAAACGCGACTGCGGCGCTGTTCGATGGGAACGACGAGTCGGTGGGCATGTAGAACAGCAGGCTGACATCGTCCAAGCCGTCGAATGGGCGCGGGCGGAAGAACAGCGCGTTGCAGATGAATACGACCAGGCTGGACAATGCCATCGCCGTCAGCGCGGTGAACATGCCAATCTGATAGCGCATCCGCTCGCGATCGTCGCTGCCCACGAACCAGAGCGCGACCAGCGTCAAGCCCATGCCCACAGGCACGAGGTAGTCGCTGGCGAGACGGCTCATCATCGCGTCAATGACGGGCGCATGCCCTACCAGCGCGTTTATCCAGAGAAATAGCGCTTTATCTGCGTCCGCCAGCATTTCGCGTCCCTGTACCAGTAGCGGTAATTTTGTGTCATCGCCTGCCACCAGCTGCTATATCGCAGCGCTCCAAGGCCGGGGAGTGGCGCGTGTGTCGCATCGTGCCGAGCATCGTCTGCGTTCTGCGCATCGCCCGATTGTCGCGCATCACGGTTGCGGCGCAGGCGCTTGTTTAGGGGGGATGTTAGAGCGCAGGTCAGTATGCCGGCGGCGGCTACGGCTAGGAAGAAGAAGATGCCTTGCTGATTGGAGTCTAGCCCGCCTTCGTAGTCGTTGATGTTGCGCTCGGCTACGGCGAAGAACCATACGATTGCGCCTATCGCGAGGGCGATGCCAAGCGTGCGGGCAATTCGAGGATGCTTGAAGACCAGCAGCCCGCGCAAACCGCCGATTGACGCGGCAGCCTGTATCACGCCCAGGCTCGCGACGAACACCATTATGAAGTAATCGGCGGCGAATGAGATCATCGACGACTTGGCGGCTACTCCAGCGGCACCGCGGCGCACCAGTCCGCATACTTCGGATTATTGCCCGCGATGATGTCCACATACATATCGTTAATCTTCTGCGTAATGGGACCTACACCGCCCTCGCCTATAGGACGCATGTCCAGCTCGCCCACCGGCGTAACATGCGCTGCCGTGCCGGTCAGGAATATCTCGTCCGCGAGGTAGAGTTCGCTGCGTCTTATCCGCCGCTCCACGATGTCCAAGCCAAGCTCGTCGGTGGCGATTTTCATTGCGGAGTCTCGCGTGATGCCGGTCAGGTTATTGTCCGCGACCAAGGGCGTATGGATAACCCCCTTAGACACGAGGAACAGGTTCTCGCCGCTGCCCTCGGACACATCGCCATCCTGCGTCAGCATAATCGCCTCGTCGAAACCGGACAGCGTCGCCTCTGTCTTGGCGAGGATGCTGTTCACATAGTGGCCCGAAATCTTCACGCGCGGCGGGATGATGGTGTCGTCCACGCGCCGCCAAGACGAAGTGCAGCAGCGTATCGCGCCTTCTGCCTCTATGTAGCTACCGAAAGGCACGACTATCAAGGTGAAGTCGCTGTCGAGTTCTTGCAGCTTCAGGTTGGCAACCAGTTCCTGGCTCTTGTAGGCGAGCGGTCGAATGTACAGGTCTTGCTTGTAGCCGCAGCGCTGCAGCAAGTCGAGCGTGATGTTGCACAGGTCGTCCACATCATACGGAATATCCATCATCATGATGCGGCAGCCTTGTATCAGCCGCTCGTAATGCTCGCGCATCCGGAAGACATAAAGCTTGTCGTGGTCGGCGTTCCAGTTGCCCCGTATGCCCTCGAAGACGGCGGTGCCGTAATGTAGGGCGTGGGTCGTAACGCTCACCTTCGCCTCGGATAGAGGAACGACTTGTCCGCGGAAGAAGGCAAGGGCTTCAGGCATTTGAGCAAACTCCTTAACATTATTTAATCAAGCACATATTATAATCCCAACGCGAGAAGAATGCACATAGTTTTGAAATAATCTTGGGATCTTTCGGTTGTCCCCCTGAACGAAGTGAAGGGTCTAAAATCGTGTGGAAACAAGCCTGTCCATAGTCAACGCGTTTAGATTTCTCGCTTCGCTCGAAATGACAAGGATGAATTGCCGAAATGAC
This genomic interval carries:
- the rpsF gene encoding 30S ribosomal protein S6, which encodes MVAQRLRDYEIVFIMTPEANEGEVADAIQRLNDFVTERGGDFTDHDIWGLRRLAYPINKFMEGIYVLAHFSLDATDVLELDRTLTTSEDVIRHLITKAVVVD
- a CDS encoding methyltransferase domain-containing protein, with the protein product MTEMPMHNDSPFYGYNVAAIQNQYAGRGAVGVVDFLLPHVKPGMSVLDVGCGPGTITQGLAEIAAPGKVIGCDLEPGMVARASALAEGKGLDNLSFQVGNILDLPFEDNTFDVVLSCAVTEHLSEPVKAMSELGRVAKQGGVVGITRTDWSASLFAPPCPAAERFIELFERGFSTQGATMFGGKNLPRMLQEAGLTVGDDVLVAMSGAYTPAPGNAMVGGWAEWIENLPLFDRVIEEGLTTRDELDAMCVEMREWAAQPGTLAATGGCRAVARKG
- a CDS encoding SDR family NAD(P)-dependent oxidoreductase codes for the protein MGRLDDKVVIVTGASRGIGKDIAVLFAAEGGKVICAARTVEEGSHPLEGSLNTTVQEIRDAGGEATAAAANISLPEDCEALVQTARDTYGPVDVLVNNAALTYFIPVKDYALNRWMRSWAVNFHAPFILSQHVLEDMIPRGSGSIVNISSGAAIGPGRGPYQDVPPNSGGTCYGAEKAALERFTQGLAQEVYQYGISVTAVSPSQVVPTPGTVFHNLVTGIDDPRGEHPELMAKASLLLATEPLDDVTGRVTYSQQILKEYGWIDEARGTGTPNGREGSGYSLI
- a CDS encoding TdeIII family type II restriction endonuclease, with the protein product MRRETRERLWHVLYDFAMEQLPKRSRWTPEDIRLAYPFHRLLFSEEAILGARVERSVVTSMGNTLYPSIARTIAEDRFGQVFTEYTIEGEVNDAACNMIEQIVTELRTPRRRRETPREPNHDDELSDILNSRGGGRTNRAVTADLYIEDFHGGPLFVELKSPLPNLDIAAESKRKILYYLLIMGRKGVAGAQAHLGLTYNPYIRREDYAHSFTKQIMDMERQVLMGSELWDMIGGAGTYTELLEIIEDVHARLLAIE
- a CDS encoding class I SAM-dependent methyltransferase, translated to MPLTDASAVNPDTPLEELNLNWREQDLPERVRTKHVHRLHPYLGKFIPQLVEIFLRKFQPAAVCDPFSGSGTTLVEAGAQGINAVGCDISEFNSLIARVKTGTYDIDLLEREIKDIVHKATAESQLLLLERAVPYGASEYLISWFAPPALESLLAYRALISEYTYQDVLRLILSRSARSARLTTHYDLDFPKKPQIGPYWCYKHGRTCRPTEDSAKFLKRYSADTFKRIREFASIRREADISVITGDSRAVEFPAHDLVITSPPYVGLIDYHEQHRYAYELLELPWREKSEIGRASKGSSKRAQAEYVEGISETFLNVRKSLNPGGRMVVIVNDKRDLYDEIRERVGMRLEARVERHVNRRTGRRAGAFFESVLIWKDC
- a CDS encoding haloacid dehalogenase type II translates to MTQVKALTFDVFGTVVDWRSSIIREGVKLSKAKGVDVDWAAFADRWRGGYGPSMERVRTGELPWTNIDTLHRMILDDLLEEFNITGLSEDEKQDFNKAWHRLDPWPDSAPGLTRLKKGYVISTLSNGNVALLTNMAKWGGLPWDCILSAELFKAYKRDPKVYQGAANLLGLPFNQVMMVAAHKFDLKSAKEAGLRTAFVPRPGEHGPDVEVDTTNEDWLDVYATDFNDLAVKLGV
- a CDS encoding phosphatase PAP2 family protein, whose translation is MLADADKALFLWINALVGHAPVIDAMMSRLASDYLVPVGMGLTLVALWFVGSDDRERMRYQIGMFTALTAMALSSLVVFICNALFFRPRPFDGLDDVSLLFYMPTDSSFPSNSAAVAFAIAAGVWCINRRLGVVLFVAAAVYGFSRIYVGVHYPADILGGAVIAVIVTALTLRLRDLLMPLLVAVIKAARLFAIA
- a CDS encoding branched-chain amino acid transaminase, which produces MPEALAFFRGQVVPLSEAKVSVTTHALHYGTAVFEGIRGNWNADHDKLYVFRMREHYERLIQGCRIMMMDIPYDVDDLCNITLDLLQRCGYKQDLYIRPLAYKSQELVANLKLQELDSDFTLIVVPFGSYIEAEGAIRCCTSSWRRVDDTIIPPRVKISGHYVNSILAKTEATLSGFDEAIMLTQDGDVSEGSGENLFLVSKGVIHTPLVADNNLTGITRDSAMKIATDELGLDIVERRIRRSELYLADEIFLTGTAAHVTPVGELDMRPIGEGGVGPITQKINDMYVDIIAGNNPKYADWCAAVPLE